A region of Gracilinanus agilis isolate LMUSP501 chromosome 3, AgileGrace, whole genome shotgun sequence DNA encodes the following proteins:
- the LOC123239837 gene encoding arylacetamide deacetylase-like 4, translating to MTLLLFLILAFSLFNLGIVLWVIYEHFFNTDIPAAIGHTIKLRTLHCLFLLVIIWAKICEKLRICSEMTFIRFVLLSVPVKMDPKLVVKDLCIGSVPVRLYQPKATSASLRKGMIFIHGGGMLIGSLDTYNSLCCFLARETNSVVLSIGYRLAPEHRHPSALNDCMAASVHFLRNLETYGVDPLCVTICGDSAGATIVASVCQILVTKPDLPKIRAQILIYPLIQMVNFHLPSYEYYKNTLFLTKRVCLTCVFHCFDIDFFWKTAVLNGAHLPPEMRDEYEERMDVHNIPERFRKKDYKPKSPGPFNESAYLETKQLFWAMNSPLFADKDIIAQLPETLLISCEFDVLRDDTMLYKKILEEQGVPAHWHHIEDGFHGVLSTFDKKVFAFPCALKILNIIVDFIKNL from the exons ATGACTTTGCTGCTCTTCCTCATCCTGGCATTTTCCCTCTTTAACCTGGGAATTGTACTATGGGTGATTTATGAGCATTTCTTTAACACAGACATCCCTGCTGCCATTGGCCACACAATTAAGCTCCGCACCCTACACTGTCTCTTTCTACTGGTGATAATTTGG GCGAAGATTTGTGAAAAACTGAGAATCTGCTCAGAGATGACGTTTATTCGCTTTGTACTTCTTAGTGTGCCAGTCAAGATGGACCCAAAGCTTGTGGTAAAGGACTTATGCATTGGGTCAGTACCTGTGAGGTTGTATCAGCCAAAGGCAACATCTGCAAGCCTCCGGAAAGGAATGATCTTCATCCATGGAGGGGGCATGCTTATTGGGAGTCTGG ACACCTACAACAGCTTATGCTGCTTCTTGGCCAGGGAAACTAACTCAGTGGTTCTATCAATTGG TTACCGCCTGGCTCCTGAGCACAGACACCCTTCTGCTTTAAATGACTGCATGGCTGCTTCTGTCCATTTCTTGAGGAACCTGGAGACTTATGGCGTGGATCCATTATGTGTCACCATCTGTGGCGACAGTGCTGGAGCAACAATAGTGGCTTCTGTGTGCCAAATACTTGTGACCAAACCAGACCTCCCTAAGATAAGAGCTCAGATTCTGATCTATCCCCTCATACAGATGGTTAATTTCCATCTGCCTTCCtatgaatattataaaaataccTTGTTCCTCACTAAGAGAGTCTGCCTCACCTGTGTATTCCATTGTTTTGATATTGACTTCTTTTGGAAAACTGCTGTCCTGAATGGTGCCCATCTACCCCCTGAGATGCGGGATGAGTATGAGGAAAGGATGGATGTCCACAACATACCTGAGAGATTCAGAAAGAAAGACTACAAACCCAAGTCTCCTGGCCCTTTTAATGAGAGTGCTTACCTGGAAACTAAACAACTCTTCTGGGCAATGAATTCACCTCTATTTGCTGATAAGGACATCATTGCCCAACTCCCTGAGACCTTGCTTATAAGTTGTGAGTTTGATGTCCTTCGGGATGACACAATGTTGTACAAGAAGATATTGGAAGAACAAGGGGTGCCAGCTCACTGGCACCACATTGAAGATGGTTTTCATGGAGTGCTCAGCACCTTTGACAAAAAAGTCTTTGCTTTCCCCTGTGCCTTAAAAATTCTGAATATTATAGTTGATTTTATAAAGAATCTGTGA